From Candidatus Zixiibacteriota bacterium, a single genomic window includes:
- a CDS encoding threonine/serine dehydratase, protein MHPEIIRTPLQIWRHGSSATGKTVQVKLETLQRTGSFKARGAWNRIRLLRPAERKAGVICASAGNHAQGVALASSFLNIRATIVMPLSTPEIKIIQTRLYGEPEIILYGKSLSEAYHHALALQKERGSIFIPPYDDDAVIAGQATLGLEILEQWPDVDTIVVPVGGGGLIAGIATAVLTHHDDIRVVGVQSDKADAAARSMEQNGRVAIAHAETIADGINVAEIGEKPFEILRKFHVPVIRVNDEEICFAITALCQTAKLVVEPAGAAPAAAILFHPESFESSRKIVCVLSGANINISRFAEILKSHPTVIR, encoded by the coding sequence ATGCATCCCGAGATTATCCGCACCCCGCTTCAAATCTGGCGGCACGGCTCCTCTGCAACCGGGAAGACCGTCCAGGTCAAGCTGGAGACACTCCAGCGAACCGGCTCCTTCAAGGCCCGCGGCGCCTGGAATCGAATCCGACTGCTCCGACCCGCCGAAAGAAAAGCCGGAGTCATCTGTGCCTCCGCCGGTAATCACGCCCAGGGAGTTGCCCTGGCATCCTCCTTCCTGAATATCAGGGCAACAATCGTCATGCCCCTCAGCACACCCGAAATAAAAATCATCCAAACCCGCCTTTACGGCGAGCCGGAAATTATCTTGTACGGAAAAAGTCTCTCGGAAGCGTATCATCATGCTCTTGCCCTCCAAAAAGAGCGCGGCTCCATTTTCATCCCGCCGTATGATGATGATGCCGTCATCGCCGGACAGGCGACCCTGGGCCTCGAGATTCTCGAGCAATGGCCCGATGTCGACACCATTGTTGTCCCGGTCGGGGGTGGCGGTCTGATTGCCGGAATCGCTACCGCCGTATTGACTCATCATGATGATATTCGCGTCGTCGGCGTCCAGTCTGATAAGGCTGATGCCGCCGCCCGTTCCATGGAACAGAACGGACGAGTCGCCATCGCCCACGCTGAGACTATTGCCGATGGCATCAATGTCGCCGAGATAGGGGAAAAGCCGTTCGAAATCCTGCGAAAATTCCATGTGCCCGTCATCCGCGTTAACGATGAAGAGATTTGCTTCGCCATTACCGCCCTCTGTCAGACCGCCAAACTGGTGGTCGAGCCGGCCGGTGCCGCCCCGGCCGCCGCTATCTTGTTTCACCCCGAATCTTTCGAATCAAGCCGCAAAATAGTCTGCGTGCTTTCCGGCGCCAATATCAATATCTCCCGCTTCGCTGAGATTCTCAAATCCCACCCCACCGTCATTAGATGA
- a CDS encoding GIY-YIG nuclease family protein — MPEEASEGIKGDTGKAKGFVYALRCCDDKIYVGSTRNLDSRLRSHQMGKVKTTKHRRPVDLVMYEEFESYADARRREMYLKTGAGRDWLKRRLGKSE; from the coding sequence ATGCCTGAAGAAGCCAGTGAAGGGATTAAAGGCGACACTGGAAAGGCCAAGGGATTTGTTTATGCGCTCCGGTGCTGCGATGACAAGATATATGTCGGGTCGACCCGGAACTTGGATAGTCGATTACGTTCGCATCAAATGGGGAAAGTGAAGACAACGAAACATCGAAGACCGGTTGACCTGGTCATGTATGAGGAGTTTGAGAGTTATGCTGATGCCAGAAGGCGGGAGATGTACTTGAAGACCGGGGCAGGCAGGGATTGGCTTAAAAGAAGGCTCGGCAAGTCAGAGTGA
- the tadA gene encoding tRNA adenosine(34) deaminase TadA — protein sequence MPCRIRGRIHNLVAINIILKHILFMPPIDHQYFMEQALREAQKAFEESEVPVGAVVVHRGIIIGRGHNRTEALKDATAHAEMLAITSAAEHIGDWRLEEAVLYCTIEPCAMCAGAAVLSRIKTIVYGAKDIRFGACGTIFEVPIDKRLNHRIEIISGVMEKEATELMQIFFKEVRRRKEKIN from the coding sequence GTGCCCTGCAGGATACGGGGGCGTATTCATAATCTTGTTGCCATCAATATAATCTTAAAACATATTCTCTTCATGCCGCCCATTGACCACCAATATTTCATGGAGCAGGCGCTTCGAGAAGCGCAGAAAGCATTCGAGGAATCGGAGGTGCCGGTCGGCGCGGTGGTCGTGCATCGCGGCATCATTATAGGCCGCGGGCATAACCGCACCGAAGCGCTCAAGGACGCCACCGCGCATGCCGAAATGCTGGCGATTACCTCGGCGGCGGAGCATATCGGGGACTGGCGGCTGGAAGAAGCGGTGCTTTACTGCACGATAGAGCCCTGCGCCATGTGCGCCGGCGCGGCGGTGCTGTCGCGAATCAAGACGATTGTCTATGGGGCAAAAGATATCCGCTTTGGGGCTTGCGGAACTATATTCGAGGTCCCGATCGACAAAAGGCTGAATCATAGAATCGAAATTATATCCGGCGTGATGGAAAAAGAGGCGACGGAGTTGATGCAGATATTTTTCAAAGAGGTGCGCCGGAGGAAGGAGAAGATAAATTGA